A single genomic interval of Acetobacteraceae bacterium harbors:
- the nuoJ gene encoding NADH-quinone oxidoreductase subunit J, whose product MNYLLEIYGLVAICAAAMAVTRTIAVHGLLYMVVSLIALACVFDQLGAPLAAMLEIVVYAGAVMVLFIFVVMMVNLGQPDQQREKAWLAPHVWAGPGGLAALLMIVLVTSFHRMSAADRSVISDSHVIGPDLVAYSLYRPYLLTVELASFLLLAGLVSAYHIGRRIEKDS is encoded by the coding sequence ATGAATTATCTTCTCGAAATATATGGGTTGGTTGCCATCTGCGCTGCGGCGATGGCGGTCACCCGGACGATCGCGGTGCATGGCCTGCTCTACATGGTGGTGTCGCTGATCGCGCTCGCATGTGTTTTTGACCAACTTGGCGCCCCGCTTGCGGCGATGCTTGAAATCGTCGTTTATGCGGGCGCCGTGATGGTTCTCTTCATCTTCGTGGTGATGATGGTCAATCTCGGCCAGCCCGATCAACAGCGTGAGAAGGCCTGGTTGGCCCCGCATGTCTGGGCGGGCCCTGGTGGGCTGGCGGCGCTTCTCATGATCGTGCTTGTCACGAGCTTCCATCGGATGAGTGCGGCGGACAGGTCCGTGATCAGTGACAGCCACGTCATCGGGCCTGACCTGGTCGCTTATAGTCTTTATCGGCCCTATCTTCTGACGGTTGAGCTCGCCTCCTTCCTGCTGCTGGCAGGGCTGGTCAGCGCGTATCACATCGGCCGCCGCATCGAGAAGGATAGCTGA
- the nuoK gene encoding NADH-quinone oxidoreductase subunit NuoK — protein MNASDPNLGLIIAAFLFSIGLFGVMVRRNLLFMLLSTEVMLNAVALAFISAGNKWHQADGQIMFIMIIAYAAAEASVGLAIVLRLHAAGHATLDADSCNRLKG, from the coding sequence ATGAACGCCAGTGATCCCAATCTGGGTCTCATCATCGCCGCATTCCTCTTCAGTATCGGCCTCTTCGGCGTCATGGTGCGTCGCAACCTGCTTTTTATGCTGCTCTCGACGGAAGTCATGCTGAATGCGGTCGCGCTCGCCTTTATCTCGGCGGGGAATAAGTGGCATCAGGCGGATGGCCAGATCATGTTCATTATGATCATCGCCTACGCTGCCGCCGAAGCTTCGGTGGGGTTGGCAATTGTTTTAAGACTTCACGCGGCAGGGCACGCAACGCTCGATGCCGACTCGTGCAACCGTTTGAAAGGTTGA
- the nuoL gene encoding NADH-quinone oxidoreductase subunit L has translation MASLLPAIILCPLLVSVILILTGGRLSARPTTLLVGAGMGLCALLSIYVSWNFLAGPASDGAIHITLWNWINVDNFSVQVGLTVDRLSVVMLLVVSCVGFLILIYACAYMYDDKDIGRFFAYMTLFVAAMLLLVLASDLTVLFVGWEGVGLCSYLLIGFWYHERPNALAARKAFVVTRIGDALFLLGLFVFATAAGTLDIPSLIHAAPGLPHHLLTLGMFFLLGGAMAKSAQVPLQTWLPDAMAGPTPVSALIHAATMVTAGVYLLARLHDVLLLTPAVMHVCAVVGFVTILLAAGSALVQTDIKRILAYSTMSQLGYMYLAIGCGAWHGAIFHLVTHAFFKALLFMTAGTIILRLHHEKDIFRMGGLRQRMPGVFAAFLIGSAALAGLPLVTAGYFSKEMILQDAFNVAPLYWAGALLGAFMTSIYIFRCVFIVFWGGTRTHDHGRTGLAMALPMSVLAVLSVAGGWMQVPDAIFPVHLFSNLLRPVLGPIAEEHGSALLIIGSIVPLIGVTIAWFLWRPKNQASQPAGGVLIETLRADWGFDAAYNAAVSRPYEIVARINQSDFIDRFYGLVGLMVYSLGWLFAKFQNGQVRRYACWVAAATVVALYLAV, from the coding sequence ATGGCATCGTTGCTCCCTGCCATCATTCTGTGCCCACTGCTTGTTTCCGTCATTTTGATCCTGACGGGCGGGCGGCTGTCGGCGCGGCCGACAACGTTGCTCGTCGGGGCCGGGATGGGTCTATGCGCCCTTCTATCCATCTATGTTTCCTGGAATTTCCTGGCCGGTCCGGCGTCAGATGGCGCCATCCACATAACCCTCTGGAACTGGATCAATGTCGATAATTTCTCGGTGCAAGTCGGGCTGACGGTGGACCGCCTTTCTGTCGTCATGCTGCTTGTCGTGTCCTGTGTGGGTTTCCTCATCCTGATTTATGCTTGCGCCTATATGTATGACGATAAGGATATCGGGCGTTTCTTCGCCTATATGACGCTGTTCGTCGCCGCCATGTTGCTGCTGGTTCTCGCTTCCGACCTCACGGTGCTGTTTGTTGGTTGGGAAGGCGTCGGGCTGTGCTCTTACCTCCTGATCGGCTTCTGGTATCATGAGCGGCCGAATGCCCTCGCGGCGCGCAAGGCTTTCGTGGTGACGCGTATCGGCGATGCGTTGTTTCTGCTCGGCCTCTTCGTTTTCGCGACGGCGGCGGGCACGCTGGATATCCCCTCTCTCATCCATGCCGCCCCCGGTCTGCCGCATCATCTTCTGACGCTGGGCATGTTCTTCCTGCTCGGCGGTGCCATGGCGAAATCCGCGCAGGTGCCGTTACAGACCTGGCTTCCCGATGCGATGGCGGGGCCGACACCCGTTTCCGCCCTGATCCACGCGGCGACGATGGTGACGGCTGGGGTTTACCTTCTGGCGCGTCTCCACGATGTCCTGCTGCTGACGCCCGCCGTTATGCATGTCTGCGCCGTTGTCGGTTTTGTCACGATTTTACTGGCGGCGGGCAGTGCGCTTGTCCAGACGGATATCAAGCGCATCCTCGCTTATTCCACGATGAGCCAGCTTGGTTATATGTATCTCGCGATTGGCTGCGGTGCCTGGCATGGTGCCATTTTTCACCTCGTGACCCATGCATTTTTCAAGGCATTACTGTTCATGACGGCGGGCACGATTATCCTGCGCCTTCATCATGAGAAGGATATTTTCCGTATGGGGGGGCTGCGCCAGCGTATGCCAGGTGTGTTTGCCGCTTTCCTGATCGGTTCCGCCGCGCTGGCTGGTTTACCTCTGGTGACGGCAGGTTACTTCTCAAAAGAAATGATCCTGCAGGACGCGTTTAATGTGGCACCGCTTTATTGGGCGGGTGCGCTGCTGGGCGCCTTCATGACGTCGATCTATATCTTCCGCTGCGTCTTCATCGTCTTCTGGGGCGGCACGCGTACGCATGATCACGGGCGTACGGGCCTCGCCATGGCGCTGCCGATGTCGGTCCTCGCTGTGCTCTCCGTCGCAGGCGGGTGGATGCAGGTCCCTGACGCGATTTTCCCCGTCCATCTCTTCTCAAACCTGCTGCGACCTGTGCTCGGCCCCATCGCGGAAGAGCATGGGAGTGCGCTGCTCATTATCGGGTCGATCGTGCCGTTGATCGGCGTGACGATAGCGTGGTTTCTATGGCGCCCCAAAAACCAGGCATCGCAGCCGGCTGGGGGCGTTCTGATCGAAACGTTGCGTGCGGATTGGGGCTTTGACGCGGCTTATAATGCGGCCGTTTCACGTCCCTATGAAATCGTGGCGCGCATTAATCAGAGTGACTTCATTGACCGCTTTTACGGTTTGGTGGGGCTGATGGTTTACAGCCTCGGTTGGTTGTTCGCAAAATTCCAAAACGGTCAGGTCCGTCGTTACGCGTGCTGGGTAGCCGCGGCGACGGTTGTGGCCCTGTATCTGGCGGTATAA
- a CDS encoding NADH-quinone oxidoreductase subunit M, with protein MLALPALVLIPFIGGLLAWLSGLNGGMRLPRTISVLTVLLMGALLVPFTLHGQQGWMAQFLIPWIPAIGINCHLSMDGLSLIVLWLNVLIALPCILLPCAQVKGRGGLFQCLLLMTVAGMSGVFLATDLMLFFFFWEMMLLPMFALIIIWGDENRGRAALKFFMFTQGSSLLMMLSMIGLVLLHQHEAGVVTFDYADLAGTAASSRWSYVLMLGFFIAFVVKLPMVPFHAWLPDTYASAPIPATLLLSGVMAKTGGYGLIRFVWELYPSAAPLIAPVAMTLGVIGLIYCAWIAFAQNDLKRLIAYSSVSHLGFILLGIFSGTKIGLEGAVIQMVAHGLSTGALFIIAGLLEDRLQTRDMGRMGGLWPAMPQFSGLVMLFAAASLGLPGLGNFIGEFLTLLGTWSVNHTMAIISASALILSSVYSLTMMLRIFYGSKTLDQARPLGPVSYRHVSFLGGAAMLLIALGVYPQPVLDRSNPALPEMARIAQEQQVP; from the coding sequence ATGCTGGCACTTCCTGCTCTCGTTCTCATTCCCTTTATTGGCGGACTTCTGGCCTGGCTGTCCGGCCTTAATGGAGGGATGCGCCTGCCGCGGACAATCAGCGTTCTGACGGTTCTGCTAATGGGTGCGCTTCTGGTTCCGTTTACCCTTCATGGCCAGCAAGGCTGGATGGCGCAGTTCCTCATCCCCTGGATTCCGGCTATCGGCATCAATTGTCATCTCTCCATGGATGGGTTGAGCCTCATTGTGTTGTGGCTTAATGTCCTGATTGCGCTGCCCTGCATTTTACTGCCCTGCGCACAGGTCAAGGGTCGCGGCGGTTTGTTTCAGTGCCTGCTGCTGATGACAGTCGCCGGTATGAGTGGCGTCTTCCTCGCGACCGATCTGATGCTGTTTTTCTTCTTCTGGGAGATGATGCTTCTGCCGATGTTCGCGCTGATCATCATCTGGGGAGATGAGAACAGGGGTCGCGCGGCGCTTAAATTTTTCATGTTCACGCAGGGCAGCAGCCTGTTGATGATGCTGTCCATGATCGGGCTGGTGCTGTTGCATCAGCATGAGGCCGGAGTTGTGACGTTTGATTACGCGGATCTCGCGGGTACAGCGGCGTCATCCCGGTGGTCCTACGTGTTGATGCTAGGCTTTTTCATCGCCTTTGTCGTCAAATTGCCGATGGTACCTTTCCATGCCTGGCTGCCGGATACTTATGCCTCGGCCCCCATCCCGGCGACGTTGCTTCTGTCAGGCGTGATGGCCAAAACGGGCGGATATGGCCTGATCCGCTTTGTCTGGGAGCTTTATCCTTCAGCGGCACCGTTGATCGCGCCGGTTGCCATGACTCTTGGCGTGATCGGTTTGATCTATTGTGCCTGGATCGCTTTCGCGCAGAATGATCTCAAGCGGTTGATCGCTTATTCCTCCGTCAGTCACCTCGGGTTCATCCTTCTCGGCATTTTTTCAGGGACAAAAATCGGGCTGGAGGGCGCGGTTATTCAGATGGTGGCGCATGGCCTCAGCACGGGCGCGCTCTTCATCATCGCGGGATTGTTGGAGGATCGCCTCCAGACACGCGATATGGGCAGAATGGGCGGTTTATGGCCTGCCATGCCCCAATTTTCCGGTCTGGTCATGTTATTCGCAGCGGCCTCGCTGGGCTTGCCGGGTCTGGGCAATTTCATCGGGGAATTCCTGACGCTGCTCGGTACCTGGTCGGTCAATCACACGATGGCGATCATTTCCGCATCAGCTCTTATCCTCTCCTCAGTCTACTCTCTGACAATGATGCTCCGCATTTTTTACGGGTCGAAAACATTGGATCAGGCGCGTCCGCTTGGTCCAGTCTCCTACCGGCATGTTTCCTTCCTTGGCGGGGCGGCTATGCTGTTGATTGCACTTGGCGTCTATCCTCAGCCCGTGCTTGACCGATCCAACCCGGCACTCCCGGAAATGGCCCGTATCGCACAGGAGCAGCAGGTTCCATGA
- a CDS encoding NADH-quinone oxidoreductase subunit N produces the protein MMASSMLTQTTFPNGVLVLGAGSLILMALVAIRRHVMRDAVFSALILIAAAFSLAMPQILPHLEGLTLFRLDSWSTFTSLLIIFCAISVILMAPVKASGGDAQTGSEFYILLLISTLGGVAMTSAVSIVTFFIGLETLSLSLIGLIAFHNRSLLAGEAGMKYLILSGVASGMMLFGFALIYAETGLLTFRFPNLDNIPSPGIAYAGLTLLLTGLFFKLSAAPFHLWLADVLEGTSIPVAVIVAVTSKVAVFAAMMRYFSTINLFAPGILYDEIAIIAILSMVGGNLLAIVQKDLRRLMAGSSIAHIGYLLVAFLSPMPYGFPSAAFYLAAYTVSTLAVFAVMAGVMPQSRDIRQWHGLARKRPFAALVMSIALVSLAGIPPVVGFFAKFYVAAAGLAAHRHWLLAALVISSVIGLFYYLRVIFVMMTPGRNDETHELAPQSPNVSNVALITILACLTVMLGALPNGLILRSQSLEIGAPPLATSPALSSYQSKHTGALPGPG, from the coding sequence ATGATGGCGTCCTCCATGTTGACTCAAACGACTTTCCCCAATGGCGTGCTCGTCCTCGGTGCTGGCAGCCTGATCCTGATGGCGCTTGTCGCCATACGGCGTCACGTCATGCGCGACGCTGTCTTTTCGGCCCTGATTCTGATCGCGGCGGCCTTCAGCCTCGCCATGCCGCAGATCCTGCCGCATCTTGAGGGCCTGACCCTGTTCCGGCTGGATTCATGGAGCACCTTCACCAGTCTGCTGATCATTTTCTGCGCGATATCCGTTATCCTCATGGCGCCGGTCAAAGCGAGCGGGGGTGATGCGCAGACAGGGAGCGAATTTTACATTCTGCTTCTGATTTCCACCCTGGGTGGCGTCGCGATGACGAGCGCGGTGTCGATCGTCACGTTCTTCATCGGGCTTGAAACGTTGAGCCTGTCTCTCATCGGACTGATCGCCTTTCATAATCGCAGCCTCCTCGCGGGTGAGGCGGGGATGAAATATCTGATCCTCTCCGGCGTCGCGTCAGGGATGATGCTTTTCGGCTTTGCGCTGATCTACGCGGAAACAGGATTGCTGACCTTCCGCTTCCCCAATTTGGATAATATTCCATCACCCGGCATCGCTTATGCGGGGCTCACGCTTCTCCTGACGGGATTATTCTTCAAACTCTCCGCCGCGCCCTTTCACCTCTGGCTGGCTGACGTGTTGGAAGGGACGTCGATCCCGGTTGCGGTCATCGTTGCGGTAACATCCAAAGTCGCGGTGTTTGCGGCGATGATGCGTTATTTCTCGACGATCAATCTTTTTGCGCCCGGAATATTATATGATGAAATCGCGATTATCGCGATCCTCAGCATGGTCGGTGGCAATCTGCTCGCGATCGTGCAGAAAGACCTTCGCCGCCTGATGGCCGGGTCCTCCATTGCCCATATTGGTTACCTTCTGGTCGCTTTTCTCTCGCCAATGCCTTACGGTTTCCCCAGTGCGGCATTTTACTTGGCTGCCTACACGGTTTCGACTCTGGCCGTTTTCGCCGTGATGGCGGGTGTCATGCCGCAATCCCGGGATATTCGTCAATGGCATGGGCTCGCGCGCAAGCGGCCTTTCGCGGCGCTGGTCATGTCCATTGCCCTCGTGTCGCTCGCGGGTATTCCGCCTGTCGTCGGGTTTTTTGCGAAATTTTACGTTGCGGCGGCAGGGCTCGCAGCCCATCGCCACTGGCTGCTTGCTGCTCTGGTCATCAGCAGTGTGATCGGTCTCTTCTATTATCTGCGCGTGATCTTCGTCATGATGACACCGGGCCGCAACGATGAAACGCATGAGCTTGCGCCACAAAGCCCCAATGTTTCCAATGTGGCGCTGATCACGATCCTCGCTTGCCTGACCGTCATGTTGGGTGCTCTGCCAAATGGGCTGATTTTGCGAAGTCAGAGCCTTGAAATCGGTGCCCCGCCTCTCGCGACGTCGCCGGCTTTGTCCTCCTACCAATCGAAGCATACCGGTGCCCTGCCCGGGCCGGGCTAG
- the cobI gene encoding precorrin-2 C(20)-methyltransferase yields MGFSKIGTNLRRSKTMTGKLVIIGVGPGDPELLTVKAARHIAPAPIIAYFCAANCAGRAYMTAREYIAPDAHLLQFVYPFTTGVAGTDARYTREIREFYDHCAREMATHLDQGRDVTLLCEGDPFLYGSAMYLHDRLAGRFESEIVPGVTGMSGRWSAARLPMVHGDDILTVLPCTLSEARLRQLMQAGDAFVFMKLRRNMPKLRRVLTELDFAASAIHVEHGSRPQ; encoded by the coding sequence GTGGGGTTCAGCAAAATTGGCACAAATCTCCGGCGCTCTAAAACCATGACGGGGAAGCTGGTCATTATCGGTGTCGGGCCGGGGGATCCGGAATTATTGACCGTGAAAGCAGCGCGTCACATCGCACCCGCCCCGATCATCGCTTATTTCTGCGCGGCAAATTGCGCCGGACGGGCTTACATGACGGCCAGGGAATATATCGCGCCCGACGCCCACCTTCTGCAATTCGTTTATCCCTTCACGACAGGTGTCGCGGGGACGGACGCGCGTTACACACGTGAAATCCGTGAATTTTACGATCATTGCGCCCGGGAAATGGCGACGCATCTCGATCAGGGGCGTGATGTCACGCTTTTGTGCGAGGGGGATCCCTTCCTTTATGGTTCCGCAATGTATCTCCATGACCGTCTGGCCGGGCGCTTTGAAAGCGAGATCGTGCCCGGTGTCACGGGTATGAGTGGACGCTGGTCTGCGGCGCGCCTGCCGATGGTGCATGGCGATGATATCCTGACCGTGCTGCCTTGCACGTTGAGCGAGGCGCGTCTGCGCCAGCTCATGCAGGCGGGCGATGCGTTTGTTTTCATGAAATTGAGGCGCAATATGCCAAAATTACGGCGCGTCCTGACGGAGTTAGACTTTGCCGCGTCGGCAATTCATGTGGAGCATGGCTCACGGCCCCAGTAA
- a CDS encoding precorrin-3B C(17)-methyltransferase — protein sequence MSRIYVIGIGPGSLDLLTQEAREALGAVTDVYGYGPYLARIQHLGAFTGHTSDNGDEVARALFEAMETGPASWREVDVKIVPGVTAVLAAASRLGAPLGNDFVVMSLSDNLKPWVVIEKRLVAAVQGDFVMALYNPRSRARPDQLANAFDCLRTILPPETEIAFAHHVIRPDERLELSTLVNCMAHQADMATLILIGVRSTRRVARPDGKAWLYTPRSVSEA from the coding sequence ATGAGCCGAATTTATGTTATCGGCATCGGGCCCGGAAGCCTCGACCTCCTCACGCAGGAAGCGCGAGAGGCGCTCGGCGCGGTAACGGATGTTTATGGTTACGGGCCTTACCTCGCGCGCATCCAGCATTTGGGGGCGTTTACGGGCCATACCTCCGATAATGGCGATGAGGTGGCGCGCGCGCTTTTTGAAGCGATGGAGACTGGCCCAGCCTCATGGCGAGAGGTCGACGTCAAAATAGTGCCGGGCGTAACGGCCGTTCTAGCGGCAGCTTCCCGCCTGGGAGCGCCGCTTGGCAATGATTTTGTCGTTATGTCCCTGTCCGATAATCTCAAGCCGTGGGTCGTTATCGAGAAACGCCTCGTCGCGGCAGTGCAGGGGGATTTCGTGATGGCACTTTACAATCCGAGGTCTCGCGCACGGCCTGACCAATTGGCGAACGCATTTGACTGCCTGCGCACCATTCTGCCGCCGGAAACGGAAATCGCCTTTGCCCATCATGTAATCCGCCCGGATGAGCGGCTGGAATTATCGACCCTCGTCAACTGCATGGCCCATCAAGCCGATATGGCGACGCTCATCCTGATCGGCGTCCGATCCACGCGCCGCGTTGCGCGGCCGGACGGCAAGGCCTGGCTCTATACGCCGCGCAGCGTTTCAGAGGCGTAA
- the cbiT gene encoding precorrin-6Y C5,15-methyltransferase (decarboxylating) subunit CbiT, with the protein MDGRFAAGPCDIRARKQPDTVILASGNPFLFGIDAMMAKIFDETEMDVFPAISSVALACSILRWSAQATRVLSICGRDPLLIQPHLQDDARLLILSADQHSPAQICAQLCEGGFGQSDVAVMEHLGGEKERVRRFIAASGPPDDTAPLNLLAIHIHAQPRARIIPLCAGLEDAFYLTDGQLTKRESRALTLSSLAPRQGECLWDIGAGSGSVATEWMLRYPTNSATAFEKNKSRLNIISENARWMGVPALRLLEATLPDNASDLPKPDAIFIGGGVSAPHILQWAHNQLRPHGRLVCNAVTMEGEAALLKAFHQWGGRFNRISISRAEAIGGFHVFRPAMPVTQYRLVKS; encoded by the coding sequence ATGGACGGGCGATTTGCGGCAGGCCCTTGTGACATCCGCGCGCGCAAACAGCCGGATACGGTCATCCTGGCATCAGGCAATCCCTTTCTGTTCGGTATTGACGCCATGATGGCGAAGATTTTTGATGAGACTGAGATGGATGTGTTTCCCGCCATCTCAAGCGTTGCTTTAGCATGTTCAATTTTGCGCTGGTCAGCGCAGGCGACACGCGTGCTCTCCATATGCGGGCGTGATCCGCTTTTGATCCAGCCTCATTTGCAGGATGATGCCCGCCTGCTGATCCTCAGCGCCGATCAACATTCTCCCGCGCAGATATGTGCGCAACTCTGTGAGGGCGGATTCGGGCAAAGTGACGTCGCCGTGATGGAACATCTCGGGGGTGAAAAAGAGCGGGTCAGGCGTTTCATCGCCGCTTCAGGGCCGCCCGATGACACCGCGCCGCTTAATTTATTGGCGATTCATATTCATGCCCAGCCTAGGGCACGTATCATCCCCCTCTGTGCCGGACTGGAGGATGCGTTTTACCTGACGGATGGTCAACTCACCAAGCGTGAAAGCCGGGCCTTGACGCTGAGCAGCCTTGCCCCGCGGCAGGGTGAATGTCTGTGGGATATCGGGGCTGGTTCCGGCTCTGTCGCCACTGAATGGATGTTGCGGTACCCGACTAATAGCGCCACCGCTTTCGAGAAAAACAAGTCACGCCTTAACATCATCTCAGAAAATGCGCGGTGGATGGGCGTGCCCGCACTTCGCCTATTGGAGGCAACTCTGCCTGATAATGCCTCCGATCTGCCGAAACCGGATGCTATTTTTATCGGAGGGGGCGTCAGTGCGCCGCATATACTGCAATGGGCGCATAACCAGTTGCGTCCCCATGGGCGACTGGTCTGCAATGCGGTCACGATGGAAGGCGAAGCCGCTCTATTGAAGGCATTTCACCAATGGGGCGGGCGGTTCAACCGCATTTCGATCTCCCGTGCTGAGGCGATTGGCGGGTTTCATGTCTTCCGGCCCGCCATGCCGGTCACGCAATATCGTCTGGTCAAATCGTGA
- a CDS encoding cobalamin biosynthesis protein, protein MKIFGIACRIQVNGQAIWELHAATQNWGLPDGLAYPFFRRDHAALQAVLRQTDLPVLEINALKLASVQYLCLSHSQLARDKVGFSAVAEGCALAASGEGAVLAGPRLSAFSVTCACASSKGKPP, encoded by the coding sequence GTGAAAATTTTCGGTATCGCCTGTCGTATCCAGGTCAATGGCCAGGCCATATGGGAGCTCCATGCCGCTACGCAGAATTGGGGCCTTCCCGATGGTTTGGCTTATCCCTTTTTCCGGCGTGATCACGCGGCGTTACAGGCGGTTTTGCGTCAAACTGACCTGCCGGTTCTCGAAATTAACGCCCTGAAACTCGCCTCGGTCCAGTATTTATGCCTGTCGCATTCGCAACTTGCGCGCGATAAAGTCGGGTTTTCCGCCGTGGCGGAGGGATGCGCGCTGGCAGCATCAGGGGAGGGCGCCGTCCTGGCCGGGCCGCGCCTCAGCGCATTTTCCGTCACATGTGCCTGCGCATCCTCAAAAGGGAAACCTCCATGA
- a CDS encoding SAM-dependent methyltransferase, whose product MTVHFIGAGPGAADLLTLRAVKLLREAPTCLYAGSIVPGDVLSFCREDVRLVDTAPLCLDEIEAEYVEAHRLGKDVARLHSGDLSIYSAMTEQIRRLQKHGILYSVTPGVPAFAAAAAQFGVELTVPRVAQTVVLTRISGRASPMPAAEQLATYAETGATLAIHLAIYRLDDIIACLRPIYGSDCPVAIIAHAATAQERRFTGSLATISEIFARAGDAHSDYFCAGPLTRTRRRKAKAPFITRPIRPSPAGDL is encoded by the coding sequence ATGACGGTGCATTTCATCGGAGCGGGGCCGGGTGCGGCGGATTTATTGACGCTACGCGCTGTGAAGCTGCTGCGGGAAGCGCCGACCTGCCTCTATGCCGGGTCCATCGTGCCTGGAGATGTCCTCAGTTTCTGTCGTGAAGATGTCCGTCTCGTGGACACGGCGCCCTTGTGCCTTGACGAGATCGAAGCTGAATATGTGGAAGCCCATCGTCTCGGGAAGGACGTTGCGCGGCTCCATTCTGGTGATCTGTCAATTTACAGTGCGATGACGGAACAGATCAGGCGTCTGCAGAAACATGGTATTCTTTATTCCGTCACGCCCGGTGTCCCGGCTTTTGCCGCAGCGGCTGCACAATTTGGCGTTGAGCTGACTGTCCCGCGCGTGGCCCAAACCGTCGTTCTGACGCGCATTTCAGGCCGCGCCTCACCCATGCCCGCGGCTGAACAGCTTGCAACGTACGCGGAAACGGGGGCGACTCTGGCCATTCACCTCGCCATCTATCGCCTTGATGACATCATCGCGTGCTTACGCCCTATTTACGGCAGTGACTGCCCCGTCGCCATCATCGCCCATGCCGCCACTGCGCAGGAACGCCGTTTTACGGGAAGCCTCGCGACGATTTCTGAAATCTTCGCACGCGCCGGTGACGCGCACAGCGATTATTTTTGTGCCGGGCCCTTGACCCGAACGCGACGCAGGAAAGCGAAAGCGCCCTTTATCACCCGGCCTATCCGGCCTTCTCCTGCCGGAGATCTGTGA
- a CDS encoding TonB-dependent receptor, which yields MRWDDHQSSYWSSAAAASGVRRGHNNSFSPSASLIYNINYRVNLYFTFSRSYKPVGTDVSAQTTLRNVSDTPTNGVGLKPQRSDLFEVGSKMNFFNRRLGMTVPLCRYRAATFIGSVGVAF from the coding sequence TTGCGCTGGGATGATCATCAATCAAGTTACTGGAGCTCGGCTGCCGCAGCGAGTGGGGTGCGGCGGGGTCATAATAATTCGTTCAGCCCATCCGCGAGCCTCATTTACAATATTAATTACCGCGTCAACCTCTATTTCACCTTCTCCCGCTCCTACAAACCTGTCGGCACTGATGTTTCCGCACAGACAACGCTGAGGAACGTCAGCGACACGCCCACAAATGGCGTTGGTCTGAAACCCCAGCGGTCAGACCTTTTTGAGGTCGGCAGCAAAATGAACTTCTTCAACAGGCGCCTTGGCATGACCGTCCCGCTGTGCCGCTACCGGGCCGCAACCTTTATAGGGTCCGTCGGTGTCGCTTTCTGA
- a CDS encoding Fe2+-dependent dioxygenase — protein sequence MPNILTSEEVAYCRKLLEASPWVDGRVTAGKQSAKAKRNLQIPQDSEVSETFGGELILKALGRSPAFNSFALPYRVFPPLFNRYDAGMHFGYHVDNAVRPIPGAGMRIRTDVSSTIFLSDPDSYEGHALEIQDTYGVHVVKLPAGHMVVYPASSLHRVSPITKGSRWASFFWSQSMVRDDAKRGLLYEFDCSIIETRKLLSDDNPAVLGLTNTYHNLLRQWAEL from the coding sequence ATCCCCAACATCCTCACGTCGGAAGAAGTCGCTTATTGCCGCAAGCTTCTCGAGGCATCACCCTGGGTGGATGGACGCGTGACGGCGGGGAAGCAATCGGCGAAGGCGAAGCGGAATTTACAGATCCCGCAGGACTCGGAAGTCAGCGAAACTTTTGGGGGGGAGCTTATCCTGAAAGCTCTGGGTCGCAGCCCGGCATTTAACAGTTTTGCCCTTCCCTATCGCGTGTTCCCGCCACTCTTTAACCGGTATGACGCGGGTATGCATTTCGGTTACCATGTCGACAATGCCGTTCGCCCCATTCCGGGCGCGGGGATGCGGATCCGAACGGATGTGTCCTCGACGATTTTCCTTTCCGACCCTGATAGTTATGAGGGGCACGCATTGGAAATTCAGGATACGTATGGCGTGCACGTGGTCAAATTACCTGCGGGGCATATGGTGGTGTATCCCGCATCCAGCCTGCATCGCGTCTCACCCATTACCAAGGGAAGTCGATGGGCGTCATTTTTCTGGTCTCAATCCATGGTGCGGGATGACGCTAAACGCGGCCTGCTTTATGAATTTGATTGTTCGATCATCGAAACCCGTAAGCTTCTTTCGGACGACAACCCGGCCGTGTTGGGCCTGACCAACACGTACCATAACCTCCTTCGGCAATGGGCTGAATTATAG